The nucleotide sequence CCCCGAGGCCCCGATCCCCACGGATCGGGGCCTCGTCGTCTGCGGGGAGGGGTGACGGCGTCGGTAGGCTGGGCGTGTGGGGCGCCCGGCGGGGGCGTCCGCCCGCGGACCCTGGAGGAGTGACCCATGCGTGTGATCGACGTCGGCCTGCGCGAGGGCCACGAGTACCGCGTCCGCGACACCTGGCTGACCGTGCCGAACCTCATCACCCTGGCCCGCTTCGCCCTGGTGCCGGTGTTCGTGTGGCTCACCGTCGACGGTCGGCACCTGGACGCGTTCGTGATCCTGGCGGTGCTCTCCGGCACGGACTGGGTGGACGGCTACGTGGCGCGCCGGTTCGACATGATCTCCACGGTCGGGCGGTGGCTCGACCCGGTGGCGGACCGCCTCTCCCTGCTGGTGGTGGCCGTGACGTTCGTGGCCACGGGCATCGCCCCGCTCTGGCTCGCCCTGGCCATCGCGATCCCGGACGTCGTGCTCGCCGCCGTGTGCCTGTGGCTGTTCGGCGGCAGCCCGGACCTGCCGGTCACGGTCCTGGGCAAGGTGCGCACCGCGCTGCTGCTGGTGGGCAAGGCCCGCGGCCTGCGGGCGGACGGTCAGGACCCGCGCGAGGGCCCGTCCCGCCGGGGCTGACCCCGGCGCATGGTCGTGCCGGCGCCGACGGTTGCTACCGTGGGACGCGCGCCGTGCCCGCGGCCGATCCTCACGGCACGGGCCGGGCGCCGTCGTGCCATCGCCACCACAGAGAGGGACCTCCGTGTCCGACCGTCCCGGGATCGCCGCCGACCGCCCCCTGAAGGTGCTGATCGCTGCTGACACCTATCCGCCGCACGTCAACGGGGCCGCCACCTCCGGCCACCGCCTCGCCACCGCGCTGCACGCGCGTGGCCACGAGGTCCACGTCGTGATGCCGCGCGGCGAGGCCGGCCCGGACACCGTGGAGCACCGGCCGGAGGCCACCGTGCACCTGCTGCGCTCCCTGCCGGCGCCGACGCACGAGTACTACCGCGTGGTGCTCCCGCGGCACGCCAAGACCTCCTTCCGCCGCATCTACCGCGAGGTCCGGCCGGACGTCGTGCACGCCCAGTGCCACTACATGATCGGTGAGGCCGCCATCAACGAG is from Micrococcus luteus NCTC 2665 and encodes:
- a CDS encoding CDP-alcohol phosphatidyltransferase family protein; protein product: MRVIDVGLREGHEYRVRDTWLTVPNLITLARFALVPVFVWLTVDGRHLDAFVILAVLSGTDWVDGYVARRFDMISTVGRWLDPVADRLSLLVVAVTFVATGIAPLWLALAIAIPDVVLAAVCLWLFGGSPDLPVTVLGKVRTALLLVGKARGLRADGQDPREGPSRRG